One Pomacea canaliculata isolate SZHN2017 linkage group LG9, ASM307304v1, whole genome shotgun sequence DNA segment encodes these proteins:
- the LOC112572294 gene encoding uncharacterized protein LOC112572294 isoform X2, with protein sequence MAYSGSTHGDIMTISHDKYAVYNEQLYKKVLPTFKRHIPVDIMDEHVISDKLMISEMEKIRKKEENDGHQAGAGLLLQTLHTKPNWFSCVIEAMKSDACKLHEFIPKFEGIKEEVNKEWLKKHPRSELPRPVNASPHIVPESSFDLPLQNARIQKDSDANTKLKTPIRTDQARDPPMAEDESSDCDYVDGASDARSLQTDATPEIQQESREPPLSHFTRRDHPGLKDALSFKPAKDFDRNFVRAQLAGFPAFTDDEEEQQIIQLLQPHLHKAGSYVIWYWALAKRPTVCVVADGERFVTFVVHKSSKTPTSYFIQKRQKRSQSLKEIVQYHIDRGISYTRDERTVNILLTTPVSSRSRRL encoded by the exons ATGGC GTACTCAGGAAGTACCCATGGTGACATCATGACAATTTCTCATGACAAATATGCAGTATACAATGAACAACTCTACAAGAAAGTGTTACCTACTTTTAAAAGGCACATCCCAGTAGATATCATGGATGAACATGTAATATCTGACAAACTAATGATTTCAGAAATG gaaaaaataagaaagaaggaggaaaacgATGGACATCAGGCAGGGGCAGGTTTACTCCTACAAACACTACATACAAAGCCGAACTGGTTCAGCTGTGTTATCGAGGCCATGAAATCAGATGCTTGTAAACTCCATGAATTCATTCCCAAGTTTGAAGGTATTAAAG AGGAGGTCAACAAGGAATGGCTGAAGAAACACCCTAGAAGTGAACTGCCCCGACCTGTCAATGCTTCACCTCATATTGTACCAGAGAGCAGCTTTGATCTCCCTCTGCAAAATG CCAGAATACAAAAAGACAGTGATGCAAATACAAAGCTCAAAACACCTATAAGAACAGATCAG gcaCGTGATCCTCCAATGGCTGAAGATGAAAGTTCAGACTGTGATTATGTAGATGGAGCATCTGATGCAAGAAG TCTTCAGACGGATGCTACACCCGAAATACAGCAAGAGTCGAGGGAACCACCACTGTCTCACTTTACCAGACGGGACCACCCTGGACTAAAGGATGCCCTTTCTTTTAAACCTGCAAAAGACTTCGATAGAAACTTTGTCAGAGCACAGCTGGCTGGTTTCCCAGCTTTtacagatgatgaagaagaacaacaa ATTATTCAGCTGTTACAACCACACTTACACAAGGCAGGAAGCTATGTCATTTGGTACTGGGCATTAGCTAAAAGACCAACTGTCTGTGTAGT AGCAGACGGAGAAAGGTTCGTGACCTTTGTGGTACACAAGTCTTCCAAGACCCCAACCTCATATTTCATCCAAAAACGGCAAAAGAGATCCCAGTCTCTGAAAGAAATTGTGCAGTACCATATAGACAGAGGTATCAGCTATACCCGTGACGAAAGGACTGTTAATATATTGCTCACTACGCCAGTTTCAAGTCGTTCAAGGAGGCTCTGA
- the LOC112572294 gene encoding uncharacterized protein LOC112572294 isoform X1, with protein MAYSGSTHGDIMTISHDKYAVYNEQLYKKVLPTFKRHIPVDIMDEHVISDKLMISEMEKIRKKEENDGHQAGAGLLLQTLHTKPNWFSCVIEAMKSDACKLHEFIPKFEGIKEEVNKEWLKKHPRSELPRPVNASPHIVPESSFDLPLQNARIQKDSDANTKLKTPIRTDQKARDPPMAEDESSDCDYVDGASDARSLQTDATPEIQQESREPPLSHFTRRDHPGLKDALSFKPAKDFDRNFVRAQLAGFPAFTDDEEEQQIIQLLQPHLHKAGSYVIWYWALAKRPTVCVVADGERFVTFVVHKSSKTPTSYFIQKRQKRSQSLKEIVQYHIDRGISYTRDERTVNILLTTPVSSRSRRL; from the exons ATGGC GTACTCAGGAAGTACCCATGGTGACATCATGACAATTTCTCATGACAAATATGCAGTATACAATGAACAACTCTACAAGAAAGTGTTACCTACTTTTAAAAGGCACATCCCAGTAGATATCATGGATGAACATGTAATATCTGACAAACTAATGATTTCAGAAATG gaaaaaataagaaagaaggaggaaaacgATGGACATCAGGCAGGGGCAGGTTTACTCCTACAAACACTACATACAAAGCCGAACTGGTTCAGCTGTGTTATCGAGGCCATGAAATCAGATGCTTGTAAACTCCATGAATTCATTCCCAAGTTTGAAGGTATTAAAG AGGAGGTCAACAAGGAATGGCTGAAGAAACACCCTAGAAGTGAACTGCCCCGACCTGTCAATGCTTCACCTCATATTGTACCAGAGAGCAGCTTTGATCTCCCTCTGCAAAATG CCAGAATACAAAAAGACAGTGATGCAAATACAAAGCTCAAAACACCTATAAGAACAGATCAG aaggcaCGTGATCCTCCAATGGCTGAAGATGAAAGTTCAGACTGTGATTATGTAGATGGAGCATCTGATGCAAGAAG TCTTCAGACGGATGCTACACCCGAAATACAGCAAGAGTCGAGGGAACCACCACTGTCTCACTTTACCAGACGGGACCACCCTGGACTAAAGGATGCCCTTTCTTTTAAACCTGCAAAAGACTTCGATAGAAACTTTGTCAGAGCACAGCTGGCTGGTTTCCCAGCTTTtacagatgatgaagaagaacaacaa ATTATTCAGCTGTTACAACCACACTTACACAAGGCAGGAAGCTATGTCATTTGGTACTGGGCATTAGCTAAAAGACCAACTGTCTGTGTAGT AGCAGACGGAGAAAGGTTCGTGACCTTTGTGGTACACAAGTCTTCCAAGACCCCAACCTCATATTTCATCCAAAAACGGCAAAAGAGATCCCAGTCTCTGAAAGAAATTGTGCAGTACCATATAGACAGAGGTATCAGCTATACCCGTGACGAAAGGACTGTTAATATATTGCTCACTACGCCAGTTTCAAGTCGTTCAAGGAGGCTCTGA